One Acidimicrobiia bacterium genomic window carries:
- a CDS encoding serine hydrolase domain-containing protein: MSDALSQPGLGTLHDLLVRHVDAGRLPGLVALVAKGDDVHVDTIGTLAFTDSTPMARDSIFRIASMTKPITAVTAMSLVEEGVITLDQPIDDLVPELANRRVLRAIDVELDDTVPARRAITVEDLLSFRMGFGLVMAEPGSVPIQRAEDAAVLRSIGRPPWPPVPHDVDSWIAALGALPLMYQPGERWMYNTGAQVLGVVIARATGSDLPTVMRERVFEPLGMHDTGFSVPSGKLERFTTFYVPDDDTGGMTVIDDPATSWWSTPPTFPDGSGMLVSTLDDYWSFASMMRARGAGRDGTRVLKAETVDLMTTDRLTSPQRATTDAFLAPHAGWGLGMEAPATDAAPDAPPPCGFGWDGGSGTTWRSNRTLDVTGILLTQRAMTSPQPPEVFDDFWRGVNAAALG, from the coding sequence ATGAGCGACGCGCTTTCGCAACCCGGTCTCGGCACGCTGCACGACCTTCTCGTGCGCCACGTCGACGCGGGTCGGTTGCCCGGGCTCGTCGCGCTCGTGGCGAAGGGCGACGACGTGCACGTCGACACGATCGGCACGCTCGCGTTCACCGACTCGACTCCTATGGCCCGCGACTCGATCTTCCGGATCGCGTCGATGACGAAGCCGATCACCGCGGTGACGGCGATGTCACTCGTCGAGGAAGGCGTCATCACGCTCGACCAACCGATCGACGACCTCGTGCCCGAGCTCGCGAACCGGCGCGTGCTGCGCGCGATCGACGTCGAGCTCGACGACACGGTTCCCGCGCGTCGCGCGATCACGGTCGAGGACCTGCTGAGCTTCCGTATGGGGTTCGGCTTGGTGATGGCGGAGCCGGGTTCGGTGCCGATCCAGCGCGCGGAGGACGCGGCGGTGCTGCGCAGCATCGGTCGACCGCCGTGGCCGCCGGTTCCGCACGACGTCGACAGCTGGATCGCCGCGCTCGGCGCGCTGCCGCTGATGTACCAACCGGGTGAACGGTGGATGTACAACACCGGCGCGCAGGTGCTCGGCGTCGTGATCGCGCGCGCGACAGGAAGCGATCTCCCGACCGTGATGCGCGAGCGTGTCTTCGAGCCGCTCGGCATGCACGACACCGGCTTCTCCGTACCGAGCGGAAAGCTCGAGCGTTTCACGACCTTCTACGTGCCCGACGACGACACGGGCGGCATGACCGTGATCGACGATCCCGCGACGAGCTGGTGGTCGACGCCGCCGACCTTTCCCGACGGCAGCGGGATGCTCGTGTCGACGCTCGACGACTACTGGTCGTTCGCATCGATGATGCGCGCACGGGGCGCCGGACGCGACGGCACGCGCGTGCTGAAGGCCGAGACCGTCGACCTCATGACGACCGACCGCCTGACGTCGCCGCAGCGCGCCACGACCGATGCGTTCCTCGCACCGCACGCCGGTTGGGGACTCGGCATGGAGGCGCCGGCCACCGACGCCGCGCCGGACGCGCCACCACCGTGCGGCTTCGGCTGGGACGGCGGATCGGGCACGACCTGGCGCAGCAACCGCACGCTCGACGTGACCGGAATCCTGCTCACGCAGCGGGCGATGACTTCGCCGCAGCCACCCGAGGTGTTCGACGACTTCTGGCGTGGAGTGAACGCGGCCGCGCTCGGGTGA